TTTGTAAGACCTTCTAAATCAGTGgtttataattttgagaaatctCAAAgatttctctatttctctattttttgcAAGCTGAACATTacgaataaagatatatttatacgttttatatttatccaaTTTACGTGGCATAGAACTTTCATTTTTCAATCAGCGAACTTATGGCACGTGTAGAATATGCATATACACGAGGGAAGATTCAGTGACAACACAAGATAAGTCGCTTGAAGAAACTCTTTATTGACTTTGCTGAAATAAACATATtggtatattaaaatagagcGTAGTGTAACGAggagtaattataaaaatcgctTCCAGGCTAGTCtccatattttatttgtacaaaaatgCAATATCTGCCGTTAACTCTAAAGATAGTAGTAGATCCGTGTAGTATACATTTCTTATCAGCATACGTGTGCTGTTATGTCACGCCCTTACTCCGTCAAGCTGCATACTTACAATAGGGAATTGGTTTTGGActtaaaaatcataatttaatcGTCATCCTCTTCCATAGGTTCCGCAGCTCCACTacctgtaatataaaatacaatgttaAGTAATAGAATCCATACCGATAGTTCTCGTTTTTAGGTTTGCCAGCGCATCTGACatgtttaagaaatattaggtgctttccatttacatcgaAACTCAGATAAatctcacttgtgacgtcgTTCTATCCTTTTTTGGTAactaatgaataataaaggcAGAATGACGTcgcaagtgagaattatctgagtttcgacgtaaatggaaagcaactattgTATACATACACGCAATATATAGAAAGCATGTAAGCTCACGTACCATTTTGCAATCGTTCCTCGCCAGGTATATGGCCAGCCTGCAACAATTTACTGAGCCTCTGTACCTCTTCCAAGGAGGACGCGTTCGTAATGGCCTCTCGAATTTTGTTACGTTCCTCGGGAGTGGTCAAAGGCTTATCCACCGATGTACCCGCCGTTTGTGCCTTCACCTTTTTAGCTATCTCGCGTGCCATCTCCTTGCCACGCTTGCTCCTAAAGTACTCCGTCGCTGACTCGCGTTCGGCCTCCTTGATTTTCCGAAAATCGAGCAGTCTAAGTTGAGGAAATCTATAAACGACGTACTGTCTGTACTGTGGCTTAGCGGACACCGGGTTCTGAAGCAGGCACAAGTTCGTAAGGTTCTTCAGCGGTATCAGAGGCTCCAGGTCGCCCAGTTCTTGTATCATGTTGCCGGTCAACATCAGGGTTTGCAGATTCGGTATACAATGTTCCAAGCCTTCGCCAATTCTGACGATGCGATTGTTATTGAAAAACAGGGTCTTTATCCTTTTCAGAAGCGGAAAACCGTCCAGCTTACGTATGTCGTTATCGGAAAAGTCTATCGTGTCAAATTGATCCTGCGTAAAAAGTAATGATGTAGCGATAACT
The nucleotide sequence above comes from Temnothorax longispinosus isolate EJ_2023e chromosome 4, Tlon_JGU_v1, whole genome shotgun sequence. Encoded proteins:
- the U2a gene encoding probable U2 small nuclear ribonucleoprotein A', which translates into the protein MVKLTPELIEQSMQYINPVRDRELDLRGYKIPTIENLGATLDQFDTIDFSDNDIRKLDGFPLLKRIKTLFFNNNRIVRIGEGLEHCIPNLQTLMLTGNMIQELGDLEPLIPLKNLTNLCLLQNPVSAKPQYRQYVVYRFPQLRLLDFRKIKEAERESATEYFRSKRGKEMAREIAKKVKAQTAGTSVDKPLTTPEERNKIREAITNASSLEEVQRLSKLLQAGHIPGEERLQNGSGAAEPMEEDDD